The DNA segment catcatAATTTCTTCTTCACGTCTTTCAATCATTCTTGCTGTTCTTCTCTGCAGGTCCAATGCCGGGCTTTGTGGACTACGTCGTGTGGCCAACTTTCGAAACCGCCCGTGCACTGAGCGCAGCTCAAGCCACGCTCAACATGCCCAGCTCCGAGTGTTTCCCGCGCTTTTCGAGTTGGTTCCAGAGGATGCGCGAGGACGCGGTCGTGAGAGCCGTCATAAACGAGCATCACACCGTGCTTTTCGTGCAGTCGTACGATGGCGGTCACAGGGACTTCAACGCCGGCTTGCACTAATGTACTTGAGAGTGAGCGTAACGAAATGTTTTTGTAATTTATTACGGAAAAAAACTCCGGGTCTCGAGACGTATCTTAATCTACTTTCTTCTTTGAAGGTATACAAAGCATGTCTGCTATCAATATCTAAATGTACTCTTCGGGCATCTCGTATCTGTATCATGACACTCTTCTGCAATGCGAACATCACTGTCTGCATTTCCGATACGTCGTGCGTAATACCAGGTTTGCCAACATACGACCTACACCTACGGCGAAATTCATGACTACACTGTggaggctctttttttttctttttttttgcgtacacTAGAGTTATATTGTTTCTTTTCTCATGAAGGCCGTCATCAAGTTATCGCTTCACATTTACCTTTGCTCCAGAAAGAAAGAGGTGCCATGTTGGCTTTTGCAATCTCTTCTCGGCTGCTTGCAGGAAACAGAACAGATGGCGATAACGGACTCAAAATTAAGCGAATAGTGTTGCGTACTGGAATACAAAGTGCACCCACACTTGCACCGGACTTTTCACTGCCCACACAGGCGTATACTCGCGCATTTCGCAGCTCTTGTCCGCGAGACGGCGCTTGGAGGGCTGTACTGGACCTTCGCAAGTTCGATTTCTGAGAGTACGTAGCCGACATTTATCTGACGGTTGTCATTTTCGCGCGACATCGTTGTCTTGCATACTGATTTGACGTCAGCGTTTAAACCGCCAAGGCTCAATCCGATGTATCACCGCTTTTGTCCCGTCGTCGCATCGCAAACCTGTTATTCCACCAGCCTTTTCCGAACCACTAACATGACACCGTAGCCCATACGCGTATCACGACTTATTGGGCATTCTCCGCATATCGTCGCTTGATGACACCTCCGAAGGACAATTTTTCAGTTTCATGGTCCTCTCGAGATGACACGTGCTGCAACGGCCTTCCGCGCCTCATCACTGCTCTTCGCTGCCCAACAGAGTTTTTAAACTCTTGTAACCAATTGTCTTTGTACATGAAGTATTGTGGTGTTGAACAAGCTATTTCAGACACACCGCTTATGTAGAGCCCTCTTTAGGgtttggttggttggtcaaactttattaaactgtcctgagagacgcgaccaGCGCAGCgggctcctcccacgttggactctctggacggcccaaagctgatccccgaTGTTGTGGTTGTCGCTTGAGTATTAAAGGTAAATGAAGTGGATGATCAATCTTATCGTGCTTGTGTTTATTCGTTTATCCGACAAAGGAGCACTCGCCTTTGGTTCTTGGATCATGGGACCTCATCCTGATATATGCTATATCATGTAATAATGTTTCATTTTATCTACTGAGAACAAGATCCCGAAATCTTTGGCCAACACCATATAGAGGGTATGAGCCACACTGCTTTCTCAGCCTCCTCGAAACGACAACGACCAAGCGCGCGCGAGCTTGGTCCAGGCTGACGCGAGACGCGGCGGCTCTGAAAAAGTGACTCtcaagaaaagaggcttcagaGGTCAAACATGCATGCCTTTCCTGTGTGAGTGCGTGCGAACGCCTCGCAGCCGCCGCCGGGCAGCCGTCGCAACCATGTTGGCCATGCTGAGTCATGTACCGCCGCCCGTCGAGATCCTGCAGTCCGACCTGCCGTGGTACCAGCGCTTCTGCACTTGCCGAAGacagcgcgagagcggttcgctCCTCAACGATGCCCTGGCCAAGCCGATCGCAGCCGGAGCCGCGGGCAGCAGCACGTTGGACCGGCTCAAGACCATCAAATACATCGAGCGCTACCCGTGCGTGGTGGGAGACGATCGCAACCTGAGGGTGTGCTTGGAGAACCTGAGCAAGGCGCTGGACGCCAGCAGTCCCGAAGTGGTGGTCGCGTCGGCCGACGCCCTGTCCTCGGTCCTCGAGAAGCATGGTCCCAAGATGACCACGGCCATGGTGGAGAGCGTGTTGAAGACGTCCTTCGACCAGCTCCTCTCGGCACGCATCAAGGTCCGAAACAGGTCGGTCCCTTCAATGACTCACCACTGGGCAGCTCCTGTTGTTACTTAACATGCTTGAAAGGCAACATTGATGTTTACCCCGTAATCCGACGTTGTGTTCGCTGTTCTAACAGAGGTATTCGTCGTACTCTTGAAGCAAACTGCGTACCTTATGTTCCTATAGTAACAAAAAAGTCGGGCAgaaccaacccaggttctgtgaatgCATATGCAAGAATCTTGCTGTTATATCAGCGGATGACCTAGATTCACCAGTGTTAGCCACTTACCATCATTTAGGCATCACTCAGCCAACACTAGCTGACTTTAGCCAGTGCTAACCATTGCTGGTAACATGCGAGTAGGTACGGTACGCCTGGACGCCACCACTATACCATTCATCGTTCGCCTTTCACAAACTTGTCTGAAGAGGGAAGGGGATGAGGGAACGCTGTGATACACTCGCATACAAAAAAGCATAGATATATACGACCCTTACGACCACGTTGTGAATTTCACTGGATGTAGTCAACTGCTAGCATTCAGTGCCATGTGCCAGCGCATACAATGAAAGTAGCATGGGAGCTCCACATGAGACATGTGCCAACGCGAGCGAACCCGGTTCTGATCTTTAATCCGTTTTTACTACTACATTGCGTCAACACTTCTCGCGAATGAAAACATTACGCTTAACGAAGTAGGCGAGCAGAGAGGCGATTACATAAGCAGGAGGATAAAGCCCCGTCATGTATTCTCCTAGAAATATTTCTCCAACTGAGGTGTCAATGGCGTGTCATTTAGTTTATTTGGTTTCATGATGTTCTTTCTACGAAGGGCAGTAACGAAGTTTCCGAGACACTCTGTAGCCATTTGCCGTGGTGGTCTGGAACACAGGTTCGTTGACGTGATCGTGATCCTGCTCAAGCAACATCCGGGTTATGCCTCCAGCAACCTGCTCTACCTGGCGCagaattgcgacgagctgcagacgGTGTGCGCCATGGAAGCCTTCTGTCGCGTCATCCAGACGCGCCACCTTAAGCTGCTCCCGCTCAAGTGCATCTTTCACTACTTCTCCATTCACATTGACAGCAGCGACCCCAGCGTGCGTTCGTACGCAACGAAGGGCGTGGCGCTGATGGATTTTTACTTTTGAGCAGGGTTGGGCTTTGATAATTGCGTATTAAATGAATGTCTGTGCAAAACTTGGCGATACAAAAGCTGTGATGGGCTGCGAAATGGGATGGCTGCGAAATATACGTATGTGCTTAACACTGCATCTTCTATCACGTCACTTAAAGGAAATTGGTATTCTTTCAGAGTCTTACTAAACCCAGTCCTACCCCGTAGAGGAGACCGCGGTTAGTGCAACTGAACAAAGTATCAGTTTAGGCTCTGCGGACCGTGCCGCTCTTGCCGAGACGAAGAACAATCAGTGATCTTTCATCACCACCGTTGAATTATTATTCTTCTGGGTTGTAATTTTTAGCGAGCGCATGTGTGATCTTTCGTCACCACCATTGGATTAAAAGGCAGTTGTataatagggtacgcaaagctttttGTTATCGTTTTGTCTTTATTATCATTAAATCGAGCAGGCCAATCACCAATATCTTCGCATTttgtggcagcagcagcagtatgtgACAACCAACGCCAtatttattatcatcatcatcagcattgaATTCCTGTTATTTAGGAAGAGTGGAGGTCGGTATCTTATTGTCGACACGACGAGATCTTTTACTGGAGATGTGTCAATGAGGAGGGCAAACTACACCTGCGGCTGTGATTTTAGTGGTCGCCTAACTATAAATCTATGCACTGTAACTATAAGAATAGGGACCAGATTCTTACATCCTCTTCACCCGCAAGCATATACTTCTTTATTGGGTTTACAGCTTGTTTTGGCGAAGCACAGAGCGGTTGAAGGGGGAATCACTTTGACGCTACCTGGAATCTGCTCGACGCAAATGTTAACGGTAATCGGAACTCGGTTTTGCAGCTCCTAATGAACACAAAGATAGCGCTCTCCCACAAAGCCGTGTCGTCGATTGAGACGTACACTagtgcctctctttttttttttttgactaagCCATTTAAATTCACAGACGTACATTCAACTTCATCTTGCTTTGTTCCAAAACCAAGGACCTACCTGAGTGGGATGGTTGAGAAGATTTTTCCTTCGTAGCTGTAAGTTTGTGAAGTTCACGCGCACACGTTTCATGTCTGGCTGACCTGATGCCTCGGTTTCGACGCTGTCGGTTGCCACGCCTGGCCAGAGTAACAAATTTCTCCGCGCCGGGATGCCACGAAGTTATTTGGTTGGGCGGTCAGCTTGATGTCGACCAACACTTAACTTGTTAGCTGCATAATTgtaaaactgcgctacagttacaggGCCCACAAAGCTAATAAgtgtagggtttaacgtccctaaactatcatatgattctgaggcacgccgtagtagatggctccggaagtttcgacaacctggggttctctaacgtgcacctaaatctaagttcatgggcctcaagcattttcgccgccgtcgaaagtgcggccgccgcttccgggattcgatcccgcgaccttcgggtcagcagtcgagcaccgtaaccactagaccaccgtggcgggattGCACTCAAAGTTAGGGAGGACACACGGTACGAATTAGACACAACGCATGTTCTCCCTAACTTTGTGCGCTGTATAACTGTAACGCAGTTTTACAATTATGCAAAACCGACTATCTCAATACCTTACTTTGCTTGTTATCTATCTTACTTACCGATTGGTCAACAGCGTCGCCCATTACACAAGTCGTGTAATTAGCGCGCAGCTCCACAAGCGTAGCGACACATCACAAAATTGACTCGTCCCACCGTTTTCACCATCTCACACATCTTTATTTGTACCAACAGATCGTTACACATAAGTTACAACCATACTGGCTGCGCAGCACCGCTGCTCGCCAGGCCATCTGAGACCCGCATGCCGCGAAGAAGAAAAGCTGGCTTGCTGGACGGAAGGCGAATATGCaccacaaacaaaaacaaaagagttTGGCCTCCTGTCGCGCCCGGAATCGGAAGCACACGTAATCGGAAGCCACCACTGACGCTATACTATAGTCCATCACGAACCCTCCCTTACCAAGTTCGCAATGCTGACTCAGTGTTTCTAAGTTAAACACGTTTCGGTGTGAAGCCCCTGTACCTTTCTGATAATGCCTTTGAGCGTGAGTCTTAGTGCAGTAGACTCAGAACATTTACCTCTGGTTGTAGCCGCGAAAGATAAAAAACTAGTTTTCACTCTAGCTTTTTTATCAACACATATCTGAAGAAGTGATATAAAACCGGCACGATATCGACACGAGGTTTCCCTATCAGGATAAAACAACCTTCACGTGTTCACACTTGCTAACCTACAACTATAAAATCCCTTTAGCGGGTGCACATCGTCAGTATTTTTGAAACCAGAGTGATATGTATACAGTGCATTGAAATAGAGCGCTGCATTTCTGATGCCGATCGGCAAATTCCTGCTGCTCAGTTATCAATCACCGTCCCACTTAATTTGCTAGAGTGACGAATAGATttgcaagaaaaataaaagtaaagGATAGAACCCTGTCAACTGATATCCTGAAGTCGGgttcaactttagaaggcagcggaaTTTCCACCCTAAAGGCGCAtgcgcacaagcctgcaccagtgAGCGCGCGCTGTAGACTGTCGTCGCAAGACGCACGGTCGCTGACTGCGCAGTCGGAGACTATCGCCGAGTTGCATGAGCTGGACCATTTCTTTAGTCGCGCAGGCAATCGGGGAAAGCGCTTCGGTCATCTAAGCGGGGCGTCTCCTGCCTTGTTAAGTTGTTTCCGACTATAGGTATTCACTAAGCACACTGATGGGATGAGACTTCTAGAGAAAAAGCGGTTCGTAAAGAATCGCGAACCTGAGTGTGTGGCTGTCGATGCGAAGCGAGCATCTTCGAGGAATGGCGCCGACGGAATCAATGTCTGAGGTGGGTGAAACATATAGCCGCATGCAGTCTGTGACATAACTGCAACGTTCGGCAAGCCGTTTGGTCTTTACGAGAGGTTTACGGTTGGTAGAATTGGTGGAAACCACTGACCGCGTTTCAACAAAAGGATTTTGTCTTCATCATGTCAAAACGCATTTATACAAAAATTGACGAGGTTGTTATGGCGTTTTCTTCAGGTTGGGGGCTACCCTAGAGATTTTCAGTCCCTGCACGTTGATCGATATAATGAAGCGGACTATTTGCCttatacctgtgtcacacggtgcactgctgatcgcgatgaAGCCTGGTTGGGATCAAATTTTGTCATAGGATTGGCTTCCTTTTGTAGCGTGCGTAAAGGAGCCACTCACGATcgagaaattcgatccggatcagACCCGATCGTCATCAaacgtgaccgtgtgacaccggtattattcACGTCTTCCCCCGATTAACTAAACCGTGCATTCGCTCCTCGACACTGCCGTGGGTATTGAGGTATCTGTTCCCTGCGCCTTTCGTCCACATTCGCAAGATCGATTATCATTATCAGCCACGTCATCACGATTTGTTCACCAAAAGATGCCGCGCAGTGATGTAACACGTGTCGGAGTTACGTTGCTGCGTTACGTGTTACATCACAGGGCGTGATGAACTCGAAACACGATGTTGCAGTTTTGGTAAAGGAGCCTGTTTTAACGATTTATAGATAGTAGTCGTGACCACTTACCTAAAAGAATAACAGTGTCCACAGTATTCTGGACGTTCTGGATATCTTTCGTCATACTTAAGTAATCATCAATGGGAATAAAATTTACTGGAACGAGCAGCAGGTCATTCTTGCGCCAGGTgttcttttatttaaaaaaaaaaaagtgtaaaacGAAGCCTGACTCTATACAGTAATGAAAATGCTATCACCTGAAAATTTTACCTGAATAGAGGTAACCTTACAAAATGCCAGCACCAATTCAGGGTGGAAAAAAGCAGTCACAATCATGCTTGCGCGGCTGTTATTACGTGGCTGTTGTTTTTAAGAATAAGCAGTTCCGATTACCTCGAAATTGTGAAAGTGTGCGCCCGCAGCGTAAGTAGTTTACTTGTGTTTGGAGTATAGCTACTGCATCAACAACACTAGGCTCAGATTTCGTGTAAAATCGCGTAAAATACATATTCAAAGTGTCAGCGAGTGTGTATGTCGcactatgatgacgtcacatcttGAGCGTGTCTCACGCATCTTCTCTTTAAGTCGCAATTATATCGTACGACAAAATCATGTAATGCCAGCATATCGCGAAGTCGAAGAAAGGACAGGGggatttgtagtttttttttattgaattgcAGTAATTATGAGAAGATAAATTAAAGTGGACCAGGAAGACAACTTTCCGTCGGTGAGGGCAGAACCCACGACCTTCGCattacaggattttttttttcattctctttcGCTTTGTCAGAATTACTAAACGCAGCCTCGCTTGGCTTTGTTATCTGTTGGCTTCGTATGGCTATGTCTAACGAAAAACGGGCCCATATATCCATTTCCATTGTTTCTTTGCATTATACGACATTCAGCCCTGCATGATAACGGCACGGAGTTGTGTAAGCGCCGTCGAGTAAAATAAGAACGCTAAAGGTACGCATCAAGTACGCTTCATGTGGCTGTCAAGTACATGCGCTCGCATTTCCCTATATCTACAACTTGATAACGCTTCTGTACCGGGCGCGAGTGCTCGATATTGTTATCGTGAACCACACAATGTCCTCAAACTTTTTTTTGCGCGTAATATAAACGAAGGATGCGGCAGGACACCACTGATCGCGCGAATGAGCGCGTTTTCTTTTATTGTGAACTGCTAAAAATGATCGCATACAGTAACACCAGGTgagcacaaagaaagaaacatatgTACAAAAGCTATTTACAATGCTGTCTTTTCAGCTTTGGGAATGGTCTAAGTGCCCTACCACTCGTCTGCGCGGGTGTACctaaacacctttttttttttttttttttaatgctaagCAAATCGCTCGAAAAATCGTCTGTTGATTCGTGCGACACATTAGGACGCAAGGGTTGTCCACCCGAACAGAAACCTTAGTTAACCGTCAACGGGGGAagccatacatttttttttgcataaacaAATCCATTGTTCCGAATACACAACTCAAGCTTGTGCCATCAT comes from the Rhipicephalus sanguineus isolate Rsan-2018 chromosome 6, BIME_Rsan_1.4, whole genome shotgun sequence genome and includes:
- the LOC125759022 gene encoding uncharacterized protein LOC125759022 translates to MPFLCECVRTPRSRRRAAVATMLAMLSHVPPPVEILQSDLPWYQRFCTCRRQRESGSLLNDALAKPIAAGAAGSSTLDRLKTIKYIERYPCVVGDDRNLRVCLENLSKALDASSPEVVVASADALSSVLEKHGPKMTTAMVESVLKTSFDQLLSARIKVRNRFVDVIVILLKQHPGYASSNLLYLAQNCDELQTVCAMEAFCRVIQTRHLKLLPLKCIFHYFSIHIDSSDPSVRSYATKGVALMDFYF